The Lentzea guizhouensis genome contains a region encoding:
- a CDS encoding glycoside hydrolase family 15 protein gives MRILALVVLLLVAVTPVVHAAEVVPLPADKQGFGTARGGSPVWFTLGHQGLSEIFHPDLSTPATRETRLLVNGKPGQARTEPADDRSLTFRQRLRGDGWHAVLTYVTDPQRAAVLANVEFWAQRPMKLTIDHVPMKGTSTVESTLPTEPVRHARGTFAVEFGDGVARAALGRDFRAVAREYARGWHAYLDGLKRPRSADRRLYDMSVMVLAATEDKTNPGASIASPSFPWAFGFDRELAPELGPYALVWPRDLYHVSTAMIAAGDRGFAERSLDFMLRVQQQPDGHLPQNTRVDGTPVWLKVQLDQTAAPLLLAWHLDRRDQSTVDSLRRSADYLLSYPNSPFSEQERWENQSGYSPATIASVVAGLVCFADLLQRNGENADRYLAAADAWQRQVEGWTATNTGPYAPKPYYLRVTKDGKPDQGTKYNLGDNNPTDIDQRAVVDPSFLELVRLGVKRADDPVIRNTVAVVDAQLKEQGYWHRFTQDGYGETADGRPWGINWPEPTRTYGRLWPLLSGERGEYELLAGDKASAAQRLREIAATANSGLMLPEQVWNGRGTQSATPLAWTHAQYVRLAWSLDRGEPVERPAVVVKRYLS, from the coding sequence ATGAGGATTCTGGCGCTCGTCGTGCTCCTGCTCGTCGCGGTGACTCCGGTCGTCCACGCCGCTGAGGTCGTGCCACTCCCCGCGGACAAACAGGGGTTCGGCACGGCCAGAGGGGGCAGCCCGGTCTGGTTCACGCTCGGCCACCAGGGGCTGTCCGAGATCTTCCACCCCGACCTGAGCACACCGGCGACCCGCGAGACCCGGCTACTGGTGAACGGCAAGCCGGGGCAGGCGCGGACCGAACCCGCCGACGACCGGTCGCTGACGTTCCGGCAACGGTTACGCGGTGACGGCTGGCACGCCGTGCTCACCTACGTCACCGATCCGCAGCGCGCGGCCGTGCTGGCGAACGTCGAGTTCTGGGCCCAGCGGCCGATGAAGCTGACGATCGACCACGTGCCGATGAAGGGCACGAGCACCGTGGAGAGCACGCTGCCCACCGAACCCGTGCGGCACGCGCGTGGCACGTTCGCCGTCGAGTTCGGTGACGGTGTCGCACGCGCGGCGCTGGGTCGCGACTTCCGTGCGGTGGCGAGGGAGTACGCGCGGGGCTGGCACGCGTACCTGGACGGGCTGAAGCGGCCGCGCTCGGCGGACCGGCGGCTCTACGACATGTCGGTGATGGTGCTGGCGGCGACCGAGGACAAGACCAACCCCGGTGCGTCGATCGCGTCGCCGAGCTTCCCGTGGGCGTTCGGGTTCGACCGGGAGCTGGCGCCGGAGCTCGGGCCGTACGCACTCGTGTGGCCGCGCGACCTCTACCACGTGTCCACGGCCATGATCGCCGCCGGCGACCGCGGGTTCGCCGAGCGGTCGCTGGACTTCATGCTGCGCGTGCAGCAACAGCCGGACGGGCACCTGCCGCAGAACACGCGGGTCGACGGCACCCCGGTGTGGCTGAAGGTCCAGCTCGACCAGACCGCGGCACCGCTGTTGCTGGCCTGGCACCTCGACCGGCGTGACCAGTCCACTGTGGACTCGCTGCGGCGCTCGGCGGACTACCTGCTGAGCTACCCGAACTCGCCGTTCAGCGAGCAGGAGCGGTGGGAGAACCAGAGCGGCTACTCGCCGGCCACGATCGCGTCCGTGGTCGCGGGCCTGGTGTGCTTCGCGGACCTGTTGCAGCGCAACGGGGAGAACGCCGACCGGTACCTCGCCGCCGCGGACGCGTGGCAGCGGCAGGTCGAGGGCTGGACGGCGACGAACACCGGCCCGTACGCGCCCAAGCCGTACTACCTGCGGGTCACCAAGGACGGGAAGCCGGACCAGGGCACGAAGTACAACCTCGGCGACAACAACCCGACCGACATCGACCAGCGGGCCGTGGTCGACCCGAGCTTCCTGGAACTGGTGCGGCTGGGCGTGAAGCGCGCGGACGACCCGGTCATCCGCAACACCGTGGCCGTGGTCGACGCCCAGCTGAAGGAACAGGGCTACTGGCACCGGTTCACGCAGGACGGCTACGGCGAGACGGCCGACGGCAGGCCTTGGGGCATCAACTGGCCGGAGCCGACGCGCACGTACGGCCGGTTGTGGCCGTTGCTGAGCGGCGAACGCGGTGAGTACGAGCTGCTGGCCGGTGACAAGGCGAGTGCCGCCCAGCGGTTGCGGGAGATCGCGGCGACCGCGAACAGCGGGCTCATGCTGCCCGAACAGGTCTGGAACGGCCGGGGCACGCAGTCGGCGACCCCGCTGGCCTGGACGCACGCGCAGTACGTGCGGCTGGCGTGGTCGCTCGACCGGGGCGAACCGGTCGAGCGACCTGCCGTGGTGGTGAAGCGGTACCTCAGCTGA
- a CDS encoding glycosyl hydrolase 2 galactose-binding domain-containing protein, with product MLRNRPLPALVVAAVGLALLVPTSATAGPVPGTGAALTVAARPGTASTVPDWRMQSSARATQGGDVISGPAYSDTGWLTVPARSTVMAGLVASNRYPDVRYSENMKQVDAGDFSVGWWYRKTFTADPQPGVNTFLKLKGGIISRGEIWLNGSKVAGTDEVVGAYPTHEFDVTSLLRKGDNALAIKASPSDPQNDLLIHFIDWAQLPPDRNQGIFRDVTFEPSGPVSLRDLRVDSDLPLPDLTSAKITTKVDARNNTGQAVTTEVTATVAGQVLKQQVRLDADQTKTMTFTQDLRNPQVWWPFQMGAQPLYQAVLAANVGTTASDTAKTTFGVREVSSSIRGTGRQFSVNGKPFLVRGGGWASDLFLRTDLRYIEDQLDLVKTMGMNTIRLEGKPENDELYDMADRKGIMLLTGWECCSKWEKYDSFDAEDDRVAGESAESEAKRIRNHPSMIGFMIGSDAAPGAGLEKIYLDALKRAEWNLPVISSAKNIGSPQLGNPGMKMDGPYWWEPPVYWFSKQKGGAAGFASEIGPGATIPEMDELKKFLSTAEINRLADYNATQYHLSPSTTFNKLSFWGTALDNRYGKPSNVEDLVRKAQLANYETNRAQFEAFGDNFNDANNPSTGVIYWMLNNAWPTLYWHLYDYYLATAGSYFGAKAGLRPLHAQYSYDDKSLAVMNTSLQPANNHKLQITLFNLDGTQKADETRNVTAAANGPTKVGTLPQPSGLSTTYFVRLLLKDAAGKVVDRNVYWLSTKADTLNYGGSTWYHTPQSGYADLKGLNTLKPGTVTSTVSTAPIGDDRQATTVTVKNTGNTVAFFVRASLRKGAGGPEVLPTQWSDNYVTLWPGETLTLKAEYRSSALGSAQPVVEISGHNVAKKSVS from the coding sequence ATGCTGCGCAACCGACCACTACCGGCACTGGTCGTGGCGGCGGTGGGGCTGGCACTGCTGGTGCCCACCTCCGCCACCGCCGGTCCGGTGCCGGGCACGGGAGCGGCGCTGACCGTGGCCGCGCGTCCCGGCACCGCCTCCACCGTCCCCGACTGGCGCATGCAGAGCAGCGCCAGGGCGACCCAGGGCGGTGACGTGATCTCCGGGCCGGCCTATTCGGACACCGGCTGGCTGACCGTGCCGGCGCGGTCGACCGTCATGGCCGGTCTGGTCGCCAGCAACAGGTACCCCGACGTGCGGTACTCCGAGAACATGAAGCAGGTCGACGCAGGCGACTTCAGCGTCGGCTGGTGGTACCGCAAGACCTTCACCGCCGACCCGCAGCCGGGCGTGAACACGTTCCTGAAGCTCAAGGGCGGCATCATCTCCCGCGGCGAGATCTGGCTCAACGGCAGCAAGGTCGCCGGCACCGACGAGGTCGTCGGCGCCTACCCGACGCACGAGTTCGACGTGACCTCGTTGCTGCGCAAGGGCGACAACGCGCTGGCGATCAAGGCGTCGCCGTCCGACCCGCAGAACGACCTGCTGATCCACTTCATCGACTGGGCCCAGCTGCCGCCCGACCGCAACCAGGGCATCTTCCGCGACGTCACGTTCGAGCCGAGCGGTCCCGTGTCGCTGCGCGACCTGCGAGTCGACTCCGACCTGCCGTTGCCGGACCTGACCAGCGCCAAGATCACCACCAAGGTCGACGCGCGCAACAACACCGGTCAGGCCGTGACCACCGAGGTCACCGCCACCGTCGCCGGTCAGGTCCTCAAGCAGCAGGTGCGGCTCGACGCCGACCAGACCAAGACCATGACGTTCACCCAGGACCTGCGGAACCCGCAGGTGTGGTGGCCGTTCCAGATGGGCGCGCAGCCGCTCTACCAGGCCGTGCTCGCCGCGAACGTCGGCACCACCGCCTCCGACACCGCGAAGACGACCTTCGGCGTCCGCGAGGTCAGCTCCAGCATCCGCGGCACCGGACGGCAGTTCTCCGTCAACGGCAAGCCGTTCCTCGTCCGCGGCGGTGGCTGGGCGTCGGACCTGTTCCTGCGCACGGACCTGCGCTACATCGAGGACCAGCTCGACCTGGTGAAGACCATGGGCATGAACACCATCCGGCTGGAGGGCAAGCCGGAGAACGACGAGCTGTACGACATGGCGGACCGCAAGGGCATCATGCTGCTCACCGGCTGGGAGTGCTGCTCGAAGTGGGAGAAGTACGACTCGTTCGACGCCGAGGACGACCGGGTCGCCGGCGAGTCCGCGGAGAGCGAGGCCAAGCGCATCCGCAACCACCCCAGCATGATCGGTTTCATGATCGGCTCGGACGCGGCCCCCGGCGCGGGTCTGGAGAAGATCTACCTCGACGCGCTGAAGCGGGCCGAGTGGAACCTGCCGGTCATCTCGTCGGCGAAGAACATCGGCTCACCGCAGCTGGGCAACCCCGGCATGAAGATGGACGGCCCGTACTGGTGGGAGCCGCCGGTCTACTGGTTCTCCAAGCAGAAGGGCGGCGCGGCGGGGTTCGCCTCGGAGATCGGCCCCGGAGCGACGATCCCGGAGATGGACGAGCTGAAGAAGTTCCTGTCCACCGCTGAGATCAACAGGCTCGCGGACTACAACGCGACGCAGTACCACCTGTCGCCGTCGACGACGTTCAACAAGCTCTCGTTCTGGGGCACCGCGCTCGACAACCGCTACGGCAAGCCCTCGAACGTCGAAGACCTCGTCCGCAAGGCACAGCTCGCGAACTACGAGACGAACCGCGCGCAGTTCGAGGCGTTCGGCGACAACTTCAACGACGCGAACAACCCGTCCACCGGCGTCATCTACTGGATGCTCAACAACGCCTGGCCGACGCTCTACTGGCACCTGTACGACTACTACCTCGCCACCGCGGGGTCGTACTTCGGCGCCAAGGCGGGCTTGCGGCCGTTGCACGCGCAGTACTCCTACGACGACAAGTCGCTCGCGGTCATGAACACGAGCCTGCAGCCGGCGAACAATCACAAGCTGCAGATCACGCTGTTCAACCTCGACGGCACGCAGAAGGCCGACGAGACCCGCAACGTGACCGCGGCGGCCAACGGTCCGACCAAGGTCGGCACGCTGCCGCAGCCGTCGGGGCTCTCCACCACCTACTTCGTGCGCCTGCTGCTCAAGGACGCGGCCGGCAAGGTGGTGGACCGCAACGTCTACTGGCTCTCCACCAAGGCCGACACGCTGAACTACGGCGGTTCCACCTGGTACCACACGCCGCAGTCCGGCTACGCGGACCTGAAGGGCCTCAACACCTTGAAGCCGGGCACGGTCACCTCGACCGTGTCGACCGCGCCGATCGGTGACGACAGGCAGGCCACCACGGTGACGGTGAAGAACACCGGCAACACGGTGGCGTTCTTCGTGCGGGCGTCGTTGCGCAAGGGAGCCGGTGGTCCCGAGGTGCTGCCGACGCAGTGGAGCGACAACTACGTGACGTTGTGGCCGGGCGAGACCCTGACGCTCAAGGCCGAGTACCGGTCCTCGGCGCTCGGGTCCGCCCAGCCCGTCGTGGAGATCTCCGGCCACAACGTGGCGAAGAAGTCGGTCAGCTGA
- a CDS encoding DUF3558 domain-containing protein, producing the protein MLRVVVPFLLAAALTGCATTEPGTATPGGQTPTGTSTSKSAPVNRPKAVDLKTLDPCTLITPETKAALAIRTVEPGSSFAEYGDGSKACGASYEDRKYVYGLYTILSGGVDKLRSGGEQITTSTAAGYPAYQSKDDKACRVYVDAHDGQLLLAAVNPSMGTDSTVDGACGRAKSLADGVAAVLAK; encoded by the coding sequence ATGCTTCGAGTGGTGGTCCCGTTCCTGCTGGCAGCGGCCCTGACCGGGTGTGCGACGACCGAACCGGGCACCGCCACCCCGGGAGGGCAGACGCCGACCGGAACTTCCACCTCGAAGAGCGCGCCGGTGAACAGGCCGAAGGCCGTCGACCTCAAGACGCTCGACCCGTGCACGCTGATCACGCCGGAGACGAAGGCGGCGCTCGCGATTCGCACAGTTGAGCCCGGTTCCTCGTTCGCCGAGTACGGCGACGGGTCGAAGGCGTGCGGCGCGAGCTACGAGGACCGCAAGTACGTGTACGGCCTCTACACGATCCTCAGCGGTGGCGTGGACAAGCTGCGGTCCGGCGGCGAGCAGATCACCACGTCGACCGCGGCCGGATACCCGGCCTACCAGTCCAAAGACGACAAGGCCTGCCGCGTTTACGTGGACGCCCACGACGGGCAACTACTGCTGGCGGCCGTGAACCCGTCGATGGGCACCGACTCCACCGTGGACGGTGCCTGTGGACGGGCGAAGTCGCTGGCCGACGGGGTCGCCGCGGTCCTGGCGAAGTGA
- a CDS encoding PPE domain-containing protein encodes MSDHRFQGYAHPELYNMINSGPGVSASIPVEQGWKTIAETLAQIDENLHTALSKMGADWESDAADAASAALSPLAEWAGFANQGATTMESSARLQGEFIADARKKMPEVVPITAEKPGFLDFAGGALTGPVGLAHVIDQQRDHERQEAAADNAAAQAVKVMEDYQSDSRWNSSTLGEFPEPPQVVIDTPPPGQTGTHNQHVGYTSTSVNSPAGNNTGTTTPSWTPPPTSTGTPTPTWTPPGDNTHTSWTTPSTTTTPPPTTHLPPTTLPTPEPKPTPTPGPGPVFTRPTTTSVPGGGRSGPGGTGGVRGGQVGGGKPFGPMSGSLGGPGQGGAAGQPGGMKAGGMMPGTGAGPDAMRGGAMGAGAGVAGKGGAAGAGMGAGGAAGAGARGEGEDDIEHKAADYLVETDDVFGDDRMVAPPVIGGLSE; translated from the coding sequence ATGAGTGACCACCGCTTCCAGGGGTACGCGCACCCCGAGCTGTACAACATGATCAACTCTGGACCCGGCGTCTCCGCCTCCATTCCGGTGGAGCAGGGCTGGAAGACCATCGCGGAAACCCTCGCGCAGATCGACGAGAACCTGCACACCGCGCTGTCCAAGATGGGTGCGGACTGGGAGTCCGACGCCGCCGACGCCGCGTCCGCCGCGTTGTCGCCGCTGGCGGAGTGGGCCGGGTTCGCGAACCAGGGCGCCACCACGATGGAGAGCTCGGCGCGCCTGCAGGGCGAGTTCATCGCCGACGCGCGCAAGAAGATGCCGGAGGTCGTCCCGATCACGGCCGAGAAGCCCGGCTTCCTCGACTTCGCGGGTGGCGCGCTGACCGGTCCCGTCGGTCTGGCGCACGTCATCGACCAGCAGCGCGACCACGAGCGCCAGGAGGCCGCGGCGGACAACGCGGCCGCCCAGGCCGTGAAGGTCATGGAGGACTACCAGTCCGACAGCCGGTGGAACTCCTCGACGCTGGGTGAGTTCCCGGAGCCGCCGCAGGTCGTCATCGACACGCCGCCGCCCGGCCAGACGGGCACGCACAACCAGCACGTGGGCTACACCTCGACGAGCGTGAACTCGCCGGCGGGCAACAACACGGGCACGACCACGCCGTCGTGGACCCCGCCGCCGACCTCGACGGGCACGCCGACGCCGACGTGGACGCCGCCCGGCGACAACACGCACACGTCGTGGACGACGCCTTCGACCACGACGACGCCGCCTCCCACGACCCACCTCCCGCCGACGACCCTGCCGACGCCGGAGCCGAAGCCCACGCCGACGCCCGGTCCCGGTCCTGTCTTCACCCGTCCGACGACCACGAGCGTGCCCGGTGGTGGCCGCAGCGGTCCCGGCGGTACCGGTGGCGTTCGCGGTGGTCAGGTCGGTGGTGGCAAGCCGTTCGGTCCGATGTCCGGTTCGCTCGGCGGCCCTGGTCAGGGTGGTGCCGCCGGTCAGCCCGGTGGCATGAAGGCCGGCGGCATGATGCCCGGCACGGGTGCCGGTCCCGACGCGATGCGCGGCGGTGCCATGGGCGCCGGTGCCGGTGTCGCGGGCAAGGGTGGCGCCGCGGGTGCCGGCATGGGCGCCGGTGGCGCTGCCGGTGCCGGTGCCAGGGGCGAGGGCGAGGACGACATCGAGCACAAGGCGGCCGACTACCTGGTCGAGACCGACGACGTGTTCGGTGACGACCGCATGGTCGCGCCCCCGGTCATCGGGGGCCTGTCGGAGTGA
- a CDS encoding ESX secretion-associated protein EspG, with protein MSLFGGPAEREPITLSAEEFDVVWERLNVGPMPLVLKVPSPGRTREERIALENRVHQQLDHRRLGNSRGLSSELDGLLRMFVKPEREADGRLWLGHALRVLAVANGDHGALATLRDDQLTFQPWAGSGLASAVLSVLPQHPAGTGLSVTLPSADVEKAIGRTDGSPKSLEASFRGIGLREDDAKALVTMFTGVVRTGNFGAAARDKYGKRCRPDRVISFFDTEEGRYLQQRRSSNGQPPWSTFTPTDGRRLMHQVDELVAEAVRSASD; from the coding sequence GTGAGCTTGTTCGGCGGTCCGGCGGAGAGGGAGCCGATCACCCTGTCCGCCGAGGAGTTCGACGTGGTGTGGGAGCGGCTGAACGTCGGTCCCATGCCGCTCGTGCTCAAGGTTCCGTCGCCTGGCAGGACGCGGGAGGAGCGCATCGCGCTCGAGAACCGCGTCCACCAGCAGCTGGACCACCGCCGCCTCGGCAACTCGCGCGGTCTGTCGTCCGAGCTGGACGGCCTGCTGCGGATGTTCGTGAAGCCCGAGCGGGAGGCGGACGGCCGCCTCTGGCTCGGCCACGCCCTGCGAGTCCTCGCCGTCGCGAACGGCGACCACGGCGCGCTGGCCACGTTGCGGGACGACCAGCTGACGTTCCAGCCGTGGGCGGGCTCCGGCCTGGCCTCCGCGGTGCTGTCGGTGCTGCCTCAGCACCCCGCGGGCACCGGGCTGTCGGTCACGCTGCCGAGCGCGGACGTCGAGAAGGCGATCGGCCGGACCGACGGATCACCGAAGTCGCTGGAGGCCTCCTTCCGGGGCATCGGACTGCGGGAGGACGACGCGAAGGCGCTCGTCACGATGTTCACCGGGGTCGTGCGGACCGGGAACTTCGGCGCCGCGGCCCGCGACAAGTACGGCAAGCGCTGCCGGCCGGACCGGGTGATCTCGTTCTTCGACACCGAAGAGGGTCGCTACCTGCAGCAACGTCGTTCCTCGAACGGCCAGCCGCCGTGGAGCACGTTCACGCCGACCGACGGCCGCCGGCTGATGCACCAGGTCGACGAGCTGGTCGCCGAAGCCGTTCGTTCCGCATCGGACTGA